CGGCCTCCGCACGGTTTTTGATCCGGGGAGCGCACCTGGGGCGCGCCAATGCAGCCGGACCCGAGCGGGAACGCCAATGCGAAGACGAAACTGCCGCAGCTGGTGACGGCGCCGGCTCCGTCGTCGGGGCGTCCGGCGTCCGTGCTTCCGTACAAGACGGCGAAcgtgcgggaccactaccgcatcgGCAAGAAACTGGGGCAGGGGCAGTTCGGCACCACGTACCAGTGCGTGGGCAAGGCGGACGGCGCTGAGTACGCATGCAAGTCCATCCCCAAGCGCAAGCTGCTGTGCCGGGAGGACTACGAGGACGTCTACCGCGAGATCCAGATCATGCACCACCTCTCCGAGCACCCCAACGTCGTCCGCATCCGCGGCGCCTACGAGGACGCGCTCTTCGTGCACATCGTCATGGAGCTCTGCGCCGGCGGCGAGCTCTTCGACCGCATCGTCGCCAAGGGCCACTACAGTGAGCGCGCGGCTGCGAAGCTCATCAAGACCATTGTCGGGGTCGTGGAGGGATGTCACTCGCTCGGCGTCATGCACCGGGACCTCAAGCCGGAGAATTTTCTCTTTGCCAGCACCGCCGAGGAAGCCCCACTCAAGGCCACTGACTTTGGGCTTTCCATGTTCTACAAGCCCGGTATGCGTGTTTCTTTGCTTTTACATTGCTCAATTTGGTAGGTCAACTGCTGCTGTTTGCCGTTGCCATTGATAGTTCTGAGGATGCAAGGTAGTTATTTGCTGAGTTAGAATGACCTTTTCAGTTTGTTATTAAAACAAAGACACTTGATATAACGCCGTGGTCAAGGCTGATGGATTTGGCATTAGTGCTTTCTGATCGTTTGTTTTTCACAGAACGAGAATGCTATCCATCATATTGATGACGATATTATTATTTGATTTGACGAGAATGGTAGGAGAGAAGATACAAAACCATGTTGAAGGTTCCACTCTCGTTTTAGAATGTGATTGAGTTACTGCAACTGTTAATAGAAACTTACAAGAAGCCATTTGTGGTGTTGAGACAGTGATTTATGAGCGTCTATTTTGATGTGTTTGTTGCAATGGTACTTGCATTCTAAATTGTACTCGGTTTGACTCTTGTGTTGCTAGATGTTCTCAGTGTCCCTTGTGCTAAGATTATTGATGATGCAAACTGCTCATTTCCATTTCACCAGGTGATAAATTCTCTGATGTCGTTGGAAGTCCATACTATGTTGCACCAGAGGTGCTTCAGAAATGCTATGGTCCAGAAGCTGATGTGTGGAGCGCAGGAGTAATTCTGTACATTTTGCTTTGTGGTGTGCCCCCGTTTTGGGCAGGTAATGTATCTGTCATTTAAACCATGAAATTCGTTTGTCACTTCAAATTCACATGCTTTCCATTATGTTATATGATTTTCTTCTTTCAGAAACTGAGGCTGGAATCTTCAGGCAGATTCTGCGAGGCAAACTTGATTTTGAATCTGAACCCTGGCCTAGTATTTCTGATAGTGCTAAGGATCTGGTCTGCAATATGCTTACACGGGATCCTAAAAAGAGATTTAGTGCTCATGAGGTTCTCTGTAAGTACATTCCTCCCCTCATCTATCTAGTGTAGCTGGGGTGTGGATGCATATCCTGGGTGCTACATTACATGGGATACCTATTATTGATTCCCTCATAATAATAGCATTGTCTATGCCACTATGTCAGGTCACGCATGGATTGTTGACGATGCCGTGGCACCTGATAAGCCTATTGATTCTGCTGTTCTCTCAAGGCTGAAGCATTTTTCGGCAATGAACAAGCTCAAGAAGATGGCATTAAGGGTATGTATATTTACTTGTCCTTATTTGACGTGATAACTGATTCTATACCATTTGGTTTTATGAGGACCCCCTAATAGTTAAGGCATCGTGTACGTTACTGTTTGCATGATATCTGTTTCTTGATATAAAGATGGCATTAAGGGTATGTATATTTACTTGTCCTTATTTAACGTGATAACTGATTCTATACCATTTGGTTTTATGAGGACCTCCTAATAGTTAAGGCATCGTGTACGTTACTGTTTGCATGATATCTGTTTCTTGATATACCAAGGCTAGCTCCATATTATCAACAACAtcaacaaagccttttagtcccaagcaaattggggtaggctagagttgaaacccaacaagatgtcaccaaaaagagaaagagagagaaaggggaggggaaaaacTTTTGAGAGCACTAAAAGGAAAAAAGCCTAACCACGGTTCGGGCACGCGGATAGCTTCTTTCCAATCACTTCTATCCAAACACAACTCTATTGAGATATTCCATTCTATCAAGTCCCTCTTGATTGCCTCCTCCAATGTCAAGTTTGACCGTCCTCTAtctctcttcacattattgtcACGTCTTATGATGTCTCTATGCACCGGTGCCTCTGGGGTCTCTGGTGGATAtgcccaaaccatctcaaccAGTGTTGAATAAGCTAGCTCCATATTATATGGCTCTGTTTTCCCACTCTGTCTGGACAGAAATAATCTTACTGTTTCACTGTAGTGGATCCTCTATCTTgatcactctgaaggcaatgcttTATTCTCTAACCAAATACAATCTAGCAGAGCTCAGACAGGTTGATAGTCATATTCTCATATGTCTCATCTCATGCTTATTTATACCCCTGCTTTCTTGTGTGTCACAATGTTCACTATGTTCCGTCCGGGTTTTCTGATTCATGCCATCAAAGCAAAACATTATATATATTGGATATGATGTTCTGGATTGCCTTTGCTTTTCCGCCATTTTACTTAGTAATTAGTAGCTACAAATTTATTAATTTGGACTATTGCATCACAGGGATTGCAGAATGCTTATAATGCTCAGTACATAACATGAAACCTGCAGTGGTCATCTTAAAAAAATTGACATACTGTAGGCATCTTTTCAATATTCAGGTTATTGCTGAAAGCCTGTCTGAGGAAGAGATTGGAGGCCTCAAGGAGTTGTTCAAGATGATTGATACTGACAGTAGTGGGACTATAACATTTGATGAGCTGAAAGATGGCTTGAAAAGGGTAGGCTCTGAATTAACAGAGAACGAAATCCAGGCTCTAATGGAAGCAGTAAGTGTGCTCCTCCAGCCTTTGTACTTTCACTAGTTCAATCATAATTCCTTGCAGGTATGCTCTGTGGAtattgattttttttcttttcaggCTGATATTGATAACAGCGGAACCATCGACTACGGCGAATTCATTGCAGCTACGTTGCACATGAACAAACTGGAGAGGGAGGAAAACTTGGTTTCAGCATTCTCGTTTTTTGACAAAGATGGAAGTGGCTTTATAACCATCGATGAGCTGTCACAAGCATGTCGCGAATTTGGTCTCGATGACCTCCACCTCGAGGATATGATTAAAGATGTTGACCAGAACAATGTTAGTCCCTTTTATATCTAATCTACTTTCTCTGTCTCTATGTTTTACTTGCATTGATAAATCTCGGTTTTGATTGTTCGCCACTTAATTTTGGTATGGTTTTCCACTTCAGGATGGCCAAATCGACTACAGCGAGTTCACGGCGATGATGAGGAAGGGCAATGCTGGTGCAACAGGAAGGAGAACCATGAGGAACAGCTTGCACTTGAATCTCGGCGAACTCTTGAATCCCAGCAAAACCTAGCGCGTTACTGGAAGGCCTTGTCAGGTACATTCCCATGGCATCTGAAGTTTTTGGATGCGTTGTCGATCTGCTGGCCTATTCTGAGATGTTGAGTGGTTATCCTGTGGTATTACTAAGATGCTGGACAATTTTCGTAGTGCTGGTGGTATCCTCTAGAGAAGAGGGATGGCTGGCACAATGTGGCTACTATCGCCAACTGCTTTTGTATGTGTAACTATCGATGTAGATTGACTATGGTCTAAACATCAGTTTAGTTGATATTTCGTTctctaaggtagtgtttggttgaagagccaagtagaacggagccgttatgtcccagttttgttgctgtttggttacaaagtaactagaacggaataactccaattagggaatattctcctcagatccggaaccattccgctccaaaaaaacaaccggacggagccgctccgttcccatcccgctctcacagtcacgctccgttccgttcactctgcaaccaaacaaaaaatagagccgctccgttccagattaccaaacacagaacagagcggctccgttcaTAGAATCAGGGATGAAACagttccgttctacttggctcctcaaccaaacattacctatatatatatattctttctAACTTAACCATCAATATCTATAATTATAgggtgtttgtttgagattataatctgGTTAGATTATAATCATAAACAAACACCTCCATAATATCGATTGATGACACTGGATTAACTTTTCTAAATAATTTATTGTCAAAACTACTACGATTTATACAACTCTTTTCATTTGTGGTAACATATTTTTATAGATAGTGTTAGTCAAAGTTAAACGAATTTTTTTTTGGACAAACGTAGATGGACTTGTCACTCGTACTTGTGCTCGGACTCTGGGAGGAATATGCGTCCGCCCGCCCACCCATCTGTCTGTCTGAACAATaacaaaaaaaaaggaaaaatggTATGTCTAGATGAATCAGATATATAATATAAAATAATTAGTTTCAATTATCATgtgcattttttttaaaaaaaaggatTGGAGTACCACTGGGCATAAGATGCAACTGATATGTGTGTCAATTGTACAAAATACAGTGGGCGTGTAGTTATATGCCTCCACCGTCACTTTTTTCTAACGAGTTTTTTTGAGAATCTTGTTGTAGCGAGAATCTAACTATAAAAAGAATCTGTGTACAGagagtttagggtttagggtataTGAAGTGATAAATTACTTCTATCATGATTACTCGGCCGATTGTGTTTTCACGTTTATTAGGACGATATTCACCAaaatgattctcatagaagcgggCTCTGAGCATTTGGCAATCTGTAATAGCTTCTAGTGGCCACAATCAGcaaaaaagctgaaacaaatagATCCTTAACGTTCATCTAGTTCAATTTAAAAACAAATCCTACCTCAAATGTTCTTGTTTTTTCATCCATACTACCAAGCTATCATGATTGTTTAGAGTCTATAGTTGACGGTCACCGTCAGTTCATAATAGCTTTCTTATAGTTTACAACTATAATTAGATTTTCAAAAATATAAAGTTGAACTAAACAGACCATAAGAAgctttgaaagctctcttgtgggttttggtggtttggatgataactcaattaaaggactggcATATGTGTTAAGTGTTGGACAGATGCTTAGTATAAAATCTTATAAAGTTCAACACAAGTGTTAAAGAGTGATGGTCCAAAGGCTGAGTTGATTATGATTGTGGACATCACAAGTGAAGGAGAACATTACTTATGTGAGACTTAGTGTGCATATCTTGAAGACAATTGGTCAAgctaaggatggaggcaagaagagcttcgaggtaccgagtgcacatgagaaggtcaaggaggccgaggaacccaaagccaggggtgaagaagact
This portion of the Zea mays cultivar B73 chromosome 2, Zm-B73-REFERENCE-NAM-5.0, whole genome shotgun sequence genome encodes:
- the LOC606407 gene encoding calcium-dependent protein kinase ZmCPK11 isoform X1; its protein translation is MQPDPSGNANAKTKLPQLVTAPAPSSGRPASVLPYKTANVRDHYRIGKKLGQGQFGTTYQCVGKADGAEYACKSIPKRKLLCREDYEDVYREIQIMHHLSEHPNVVRIRGAYEDALFVHIVMELCAGGELFDRIVAKGHYSERAAAKLIKTIVGVVEGCHSLGVMHRDLKPENFLFASTAEEAPLKATDFGLSMFYKPGDKFSDVVGSPYYVAPEVLQKCYGPEADVWSAGVILYILLCGVPPFWAETEAGIFRQILRGKLDFESEPWPSISDSAKDLVCNMLTRDPKKRFSAHEVLCHAWIVDDAVAPDKPIDSAVLSRLKHFSAMNKLKKMALRVIAESLSEEEIGGLKELFKMIDTDSSGTITFDELKDGLKRVGSELTENEIQALMEAADIDNSGTIDYGEFIAATLHMNKLEREENLVSAFSFFDKDGSGFITIDELSQACREFGLDDLHLEDMIKDVDQNNDGQIDYSEFTAMMRKGNAGATGRRTMRNSLHLNLGELLNPSKT